The Vitis vinifera cultivar Pinot Noir 40024 chromosome 7, ASM3070453v1 genomic interval TAAATCCTCCTAATTTGAGCCCCCTGAATATTTATGCTTAAATGATTCATGTGACAACTTTCGACCTTTCTGTTATCTTACCCCCCTTCACAGGGGCTTTTTGATCTTCTATTCTATTCCACTTGGTATGATATGAATCCCCAACCTAAggttttttctaattttcattttttaggtaCAACCTTTTCAAAGCAACTCTTCATGTACAAGTATAAATTACCCCACCTCACTCCATTCAGTGCCTGTATATAAATTCTACAGGGGAATACGAACTAGACATTCCTTAATATTTGAACTGATTTGTCCATCGTTAAAAAATTtgtactaaatttaattttaagagaAGGTGTTATTTTATGACAGGTGGCAAGGCTAAAGAAACAGTTGCAAGAAGATAAGGGTTGGAGGGAAGCTTTGGAAGCTGGGCTGCACCTGCCATATGGTCACTTAACCATCTCAACCACTACCAATGACAGGGTCAGTTCAGCAAATAATTAGTCATTCACTGAATGCATGACGGTTGTAGAACACATTCATAATTTGAAACTGGCCTACAGATGAATGCAGATCTTGAGGAAATTCCTCCTGCAGAAGCAGATTTGAAGCAGCAGGTTGAAGATCTCCATGTGCATATTCGTCAACAACTTGAATGGAACAATGGATTTTTATGTGGTTCATGTAGTCAACATTCACAACCTCTGCATTATCCTGCAACTTTGTaagacttttatttttcttctctgctCCATGGTTGCATTGTCTCCATTGCCTGCAATAGATGcttttattctcatttattagaaaaatcaatattttcgtttttgatgttttttctttaactaaGGTGTGACTCAAATAAACATTCTTGGCTTGTATGTTAATTATCTTTCCAATTAACATTTAAGACTGCCTAAGTACAGATTTTAGTTTAGGGGTACAGGTTTAGATGTAGAGATGATGTGTTTTGTTTAAGCATTAGTTTGTTGAATCTCTTGTTCTATCACAGGAATGATAAACAGAAGGATGCTGGAGTTCCACTTACTTCCCATCTTAAAGAAAGCTCAATGCGAAGCAAGGTATGCTTTTCATGTCTTGTACCTTCTCATGGTTTTCCCATTGGTATGATATGACCAGAATTTTAAATCTTGATTTTCTCTGtagatattttttgaaattgagaGATTAATGAGTTTTGTCCTGCaacataattaatattttggaaTCTTCTGAAGCTGAAAAAAAGTAACACTGGGGTGAAGATTTTGAACATTGATGGAGCTCtatgaattataaatttatctGGCTTATGGAACCACTCATTCAAATCAGTGGAAGGTAGAGGTGCTTTGGcagaaaagttatttttcatgtgtggcagaaaaattaaaagttatttgAACCCAGTCATAGGATTTCAGACTTTTGGCCTTGATTAATAATTCAATCGCTCAATAGTTTCTTTCTCCAACTATTTGGGAATACAACACACACTATGCTTCATCATTTTAGCCTATCAAAATCCATAACTTCAATGAAGAGATGAGATTATGAATCTTTTCTTATTTAGTTATTATGTCTATAAACAACTTTCTTCTCTTCTCCTTTACATTCACTTTGTAGCTGTTTATGTTTCTTTACAAGCCCTACCATTGCCATTGGTAATTCTCTGAATGCAACTGAATCATCTCATTTCATGCCTCATAGATTTTTCCAAATGTGCCCATGTACATTCTAAGCATTATTAAAGGATGTtaggtaaatcaacttaattgacttaatataacttaaaatttttattcaagtCATTAAGTTAGATTAAgcatatttggtaaaataatataatatcacAACtcagttaaaaataacttttagtattcaatcaaaataataaatttattctaaatctcAAATATCTTTTGCCGAATTTACCCATATCTAATGAAGGTTTCCAACCATGACTCCACATTTATGACTCATTATTTTATACatctataataattttaatatgtttgTATAACGAACAAATTTATTGCTTAAGATTAATGaaagtaaatattaattaaaatgaatgatgATCAATATTAACTCAAATTATCAAGGGTGAGcatattaatttgataatttagaaaaaatttaaagttaatattaCCAAACAACCTTAGtaaaaaatcaagtaataagttttaagctAACACTTAAGAATAATTAAGTCATTCagtaataagtaataagttttattaaacatccTCTTGGTTTTCCTACATGTCCATCTCTTTATCCTACTGTTGGGAATAGTTATCACATGAATAAGTCGTTTCTCAATAGCATTTCAAAGTCTTGTATTTTCCTCCACATCCCTTTTTAGTTTGatggaagaaaaataagttGGAATATGACACCCAAAAAGCTTTTCACAATAGGCCAGCAAATCCAAGCATAAGAAGGTTCACCAGAGAATTGGAGGACCTGATGtagcataatttttttatatcaccTTGTTTGGCTACAGTCAAGAAGTCCTTGACCAGGATTTGCCCAATTTTTCGTGTTCAGCTGTAACATttcaaaaggagaaaagaaacgCCAACCCATGATTCAACCCTGAAAACTGTTGATTTTATACtttacatattttcaaaacatcTATTACTGGTAcccttttttattgtttagtATAAATTGCAGGACTAGTTTAATGCACTTTAAGATACATGAGTGACCTTACCAAAAAGATGTATTCAGGCAGTTACTGATGGCATCCAGAGTGTGTCTGATACTTTTCCCGATTCTACAAATGATTGTTTGTTCCAATTGATTCTCTTTGCATCTAAATTGCTACATCAATCAGAAAAAGGATCATCAGGTCAAATTCCTCATTTTGAGTTGAATCTTTGTTCCCTCTTTCAGTAAACAGGTCTATTCATTAATTATCCCACTTTGTTGCACCTTTACTATTGGAAatactatgtttttttttctcttcaaaatttACTTCACGCCATTCTATGCATTTCTTCATTTACAAATGCATGTATAAAGAATGCAACAAGAACTTCTCATTATATCAGATATATACCAAAATAGTCGTATGTCAAATAATGGGAAATGAAACATAAGGCTCTAGAGGAATGGCTAATAGTTCCTGATTTAATGTACATTTACATTATTGATTGAACCTTTGACTTGGATGAATTCCGTTGTCCATGAACAACAGGACATTAATACAAGCAGCACAAACATTGAGACGGTGAAGAAACAGGCTATACAACATCTACCAACCAAACAGCTGCTTCACAAGCAACAACTCAGTTTACCAGATCATGACAAAATTATATCATCCTGGCTTCCGGCTACTTCACCAGTGGAGGCATTGATAGAGCCTGCTGCTTCATTCACCTCTAGAAAGTTTGCTTTAAGGAGTGAGGTGAGCATTATATGCTTGTTTTCTGTCATTTTTTGTTGAAGGTGAAACTAAGTGTTAAGATGTTTTTGCTAATTTATGGCTCCTGgagtgatgttttttttttttggaaacctCTTTGAAAAGCTATAGATTTGGCTTATCagaatttaataaaattgtttattCTGATCATAGGTGAATCCACAACAGGAAACCATTTCCACATCTTTTGCACTAACTAAGCTGACATCTCGGCTCAACTTCTTGAAGGAGAAGCGAACCCAAATTACAAAGGATATCCAAAATTTTGACAAAGGCTTAGGGTCTGATAGCCAATCACACCAGAATCAAGAAAATGTTTGAGGCGCAGCAGCCCATTTGTGGTCAAAAGCCAAGTGATTTCTGAAAAACATGAGAAATTTCAAGGATTGGAAGTCAAATCTCTTGCCTATGAATCCACCATCATCTATTCTTGGGAACCTTATTGGGTTTGCATCTCATTTGCACTCAGAAGCAAGTGGTTTATGACTGACTGGAACATATGTACagtttatttatcttatcaatGTTTTCTGCACTACTCATCCAGTTTTGCAAAGTAGCCTAGCTTTGGGAGAGAAAGAGAATTGAGGATTTTCTGCAATACTCTTCCAGTTTTGCAAAGTAGCCTAGCtttgagagagaaaattgaGGATTTTATTTAGCATTGAGATGCACTGATATCATGTAGTTAGATTAAAGATGCAGTTTGTACAGGAAATGCAAACATATTCCTTTTTGTTGCCACAAGAACTCGAGCATTTTAGATACGTTATGATTGAATAATTTTACAAGTCGTAGTTGTAGTTGTCGTTCAGATATCCATCACAAATGATGATTTCACAAGTAAAACTGACGTCCAAATCCATCCCAGAGGAATCACTTGTTAGGAGGACTTGAACGGGGCCATCGATTTTGCGTGGTCTTAGCTTCTGGGTCACAATATGCAGTCAACGTGGCATATGGTTCTGGGTCTATATGCAGCAAAACGTTAGGCAGATGGTCATCTGCAGTGCGGAAAAATTCGTTCAGATTGTAGCAATCTGCATGGTGGAAATGTTCAAATTGTGATGTGCCCAACATGAAAGTGACGAAGGCAATTTGACAATTATAGCCAGCCACTCAATCGATGACCCCATGACTAGGCCTATTGCTTAACATGTCAGACTGATTCTAACGTGGCCATGACGGCgacatttaaaaaaagtcaCCCCAATGCGTATAAGGTATCAACATCAAATCACTAAATGACACGGCCCCAGATGCACCTAACCAGAAACCATCACCATTAATCACCTTCCTCCCTCTTTCCATCTCCAAAACTCCAAATCCGTTCCTTCAATTATCTCTTCATAACTCATCCAACTCCATCACCTAATTATCGTATAAGGCCAAAAAAACAGATAAACAGCCCCTTCCAAGTGTCGGCAAGCAAGGCAAGCAAGCCCATGCTATTGGATCGTGGTTCTTGTGAATGCATCCCACCCTCCAAATTCATCATCCACCTCGTGTTCGGTTGTATGGGGCATTTACAATTTGGTTGTGTGGCGCATTTACAAGAAAGGGATTAATTCTGCATAAAGAAATATCGTAATGTTGACGACCCATTCATAATTCCAAATTCCTAAGCAAGCAACAATGGGCATCTGTGGACTCTACGCGTAAAGGGTTAATGGGCATTTTCCTGTGCCCTCCACGCTCCCTGGGCGGCTGGGCCCCTACTCAAATTccaatttattcaataaaatcatcAGCCCTCCACATTTCCATAAACCAAAGCATCGAATGAtactgtttttgttttcttcttataatttaaaataaaacacgAAATTAAAATTCCTAATATTCTTGATCGTCATCATCAGAAATCTTTGAGCAGCTTGCGGACCTGTTCCAGTGTGACGAAGAGCACAATAGTGAAAGGTCCCTGCCTTGAGATTGTAGGGATGAACCCCTTGTAGAGGGCCATCGGTCCCTCTGCGCGTACTGTTTTCAGGGCGCAGTCCAAAGCTCCGGTGTACGGCGGCGCCGCCCCCGGCTCCACCTTCATGTTCATCACCCTGGTTTTGATTACGTCCACAGGGTTTGAGGCCACTGCCGCTACAAATCCGGCGGCGAAGCTCGCCGTCACGTGCGTTCCGAGGCCGTCCTTCATCAGACCCTTTTGTAGGATTGTCTCCTTGATCTGATCGTAGGAGGCGAGTTGCGAGGCTGTGACGAGCATGGCGCGATTCACCGTAAGGGAGGAGCCGCGCCACAGACTAGTGACTCCCTCCTGTTTGGACATTCTGGTTATGGCGTCCAGAACGCTTTTGTAGTTGCGGCGCTGGGCCAGAGGGAGGCGGCCGTCGGCTTGCATTCGGACCATGGCCACGTCGGCAGGGTTTCCGACGACGGCCCCGATCCCGCCGGCGATCAGTCCAGCTCCTATCTTGCTTACGAGCGGCATGTTGCCGGTAGCTGGGTCAGTCCATTTCTTCTTAAGAATGTCGTAGAGACCCATGCGAGTAGTGGAGTACAGCGTTTGGCGAAGGACGGTGGCAGAGACGCCGGAGAAGAGAGCGACCACCCCTTCCTGTTGCACGATCCGGACTCCGACGGTGATCGGACCCACGCGCGGGGGCCGAGTCACGTGGACAGCCGTGGGAGCGGCGCCTGTCTGGAAAGCGAGCGCTGGACGGAGAGTTTGAACGGCGGGATTGGGAACCTGCGTCTCACCCTGGAGCTGCATCCGGACCTTGATGAGGTCGAGCGGGTGGGTGGAACACCCAGCGATGATCGAAGCAATACCCCCTTCAACAAAGCCCTTGAGACCCATCTCTAAgttttctcagaaaccaaacacaCAATCAAACTGGACCCAGCAAGTGAAAAAACGAAAAGATGGGTTCTTTTTGCTTAAATCCCTTTGTCCAGGGcttttaagaaaaagaagaagaaaatctaAGAGGACCAGTTGGAGTTGGGGTTCATATCACTGGAAACAAGGAGATGGGAATGGAGGCCAAATGCAATGGAAGAGGAATGTGGGACGTTGGGTCTCTGAGACATATGCTGGTTGCGTATCCAAGAGAGAACGCTGCAATGAATGATATGGTTTGTGGAAGACCAGAAGCGAAACGCCTTTATAGAAACAGGGCGTGAATGGGAAAGGAGGTGGAAAAGTCTCCAAAATTTACGCAGTGATACCTGTGGATCCCTACTCCTCCTACTTCCCGTTCTACACCGTTTCCCCCTTGACTTGGGCGTCTCCTGGCTGGGCCAAAGCCTACCCTATTTCCATTTCAACATCGCCCTTTACAATCATCCGATTTTAAAGGTAAATATTAAATACCATTCCCATTGCTTTAAAAATCCAACTTATTTAATCTACTCTCATAAACACACAACACaatttgatgataaaaatggaaaaataaattaataaaaaatccatTTATTAAAAGACTAAACgatcttcaaaattcaaacaaaatttgtAGTACTCCATTGAAACTCGCTAACAATTTCTATACAATTTGAACACATTTTTCCTTCTGAGTATGATTGAAAGGGACAAGCTAAATAATGCATGACACCGAGCGCTGCTTAATCGGAAATCAAAATGCACCTCCCACGtgctaatttaaaaattaaaagagacaGACGAAAGAAATATCAGTTAGAAGAGGTGGAGAAAGTCATGAAATTAGAAGCTAGCCATATTGGAAGGGTTTTGGGGAGTTTGAATGGTCATTGGGGTCAAGTAGCTTGACTTTATTGaatgaaaattagaataatGGAATGGTATTATTAGGAAGTAACGACTATTGGGTATGTCCGAAAGTTATGCTTGACTTCGATTCCTCCTCATCCCACACACTCAGaagctaaaattaaaattccgaACTTTTCATGGAGCTATGGACTTAGAGGTGGGCGGGATTTGGTGGAGGTGCTGACCAGGTTACCATGGTGGGGTctccaaattttaataaaacaaaaagaggatcgTCGCCTGAGAGATTCGAACTCTCGCGGGGAAACCCCATGTACTTAGCAGGCACACGCCTTAACCACTCGGCCAAAGCGACTGTTGATTCTATGCTTTTCTCTATAAAATTTTCACTACTAGTTTGTTCTTTCCACAATCGCCACAGTTTCTCCTCCGTGCAATCACTACTGCACAATTTGTAAAGGGAAAATGAGGACCAGCCattaaatttgttaaagaaTAACTAAAAGTTAGTGCAACTAAAAGTGAATCCCTATGGTCAAATTAAAGTGAGAAGCCAATAACATACTTACAAGTTGAAAGTGACTTCATAAGGTTTAAGTGAAGGATGTATTGATTTCAACACTTCCTTAAATGTCAAGTCATTGAAAAGATAAGAAGATGAATCCTATACGAAAAAGGTTGAAATGAAGGATAATGAAAGGgagaatgaaaattaagataaaatgagaatggaaatagaaaaataatattttcctattACCAAGATGCAATTGATTTCATATGTTGTATATATTCATAGTTATATAGTTTAGTCATGATTGGTTGAAACCATAGTTCGATATGGGA includes:
- the LOC100266307 gene encoding mitochondrial uncoupling protein 5, with amino-acid sequence MGLKGFVEGGIASIIAGCSTHPLDLIKVRMQLQGETQVPNPAVQTLRPALAFQTGAAPTAVHVTRPPRVGPITVGVRIVQQEGVVALFSGVSATVLRQTLYSTTRMGLYDILKKKWTDPATGNMPLVSKIGAGLIAGGIGAVVGNPADVAMVRMQADGRLPLAQRRNYKSVLDAITRMSKQEGVTSLWRGSSLTVNRAMLVTASQLASYDQIKETILQKGLMKDGLGTHVTASFAAGFVAAVASNPVDVIKTRVMNMKVEPGAAPPYTGALDCALKTVRAEGPMALYKGFIPTISRQGPFTIVLFVTLEQVRKLLKDF